The proteins below are encoded in one region of Hordeum vulgare subsp. vulgare chromosome 3H, MorexV3_pseudomolecules_assembly, whole genome shotgun sequence:
- the LOC123442368 gene encoding wax ester synthase/diacylglycerol acyltransferase 11-like, which yields MEVEMNVASPPSRPLSVRVSAETECADNSAADEPMSPMGRILEETGVCIIVVMGLSTPVNLPVFRSGIETELITRYSRFRSVQIIDGPKNDKPRWVQTTVNVDDHIIVPRFDPAVMATNPEKVVEDYVAMLSTLPMDRGRPLWEFHFLNLKTSDAASTVVLRLHHSIGDAMSIMSLFMASSRSMADPTRLPAMPPPPRRTGAIYQQRTRPPLSLSSDYLAWVWSYFVLGWHTLVDVALLAATILFLRDPRTMFTHMPDGSGSPRRKRFVHRSLSLDDVKLIKTVMNCTINDVLVGVTSAALSQYYFRKSGDTNTKRICLRSILPVNIRPISSRQTYVTKVDRGNRVSGLIYPFHIALHNDPLEYVRKAKRSMHRKKTSLEVKFAQVVVDFLVKYFGTKTGAFIFRLFATRTSILLSNVVGPSEHIRLCGHPISFMAITAYEQPQAKALIMHFLNYGSTIRVTLAVDDAQFQDCHKLLDDFVESIRLIKDAAGLKTLTTSIEHDRVMNSWMGVPCQ from the exons ATGGAAGTAGAAATGAACGTAGCCAGTCCGCCCAGCCGTCCGCTCTCCGTCCGTGTATCGGCAGAGACGGAATGTGCTGACAATTCAGCGGCGGATGAACCCATGAGCCCTATGGGAAGAATCTTGGAGGAGACGGGTGTCTGCATCATCGTCGTGATGGGGCTCAGCACGCCGGTGAACCTGCCCGTCTTCCGCTCAGGCATCGAAACAGAGCTGATTACCCGTTACTCACGCTTCCGCAGTGTTCAA ATAATTGATGGACCCAAGAATGACAAGCCGCGGTGGGTGCAAACAACGGTGAACGTGGACGATCACATCATCGTCCCGAGGTTCGATCCTGCTGTAATGGCCACTAACCCGGAGAAGGTCGTGGAGGACTATGTAGCCATGTTGTCCACACTCCCTATGGACAGGGGACGCCCACTTTGGGAGTTCCACTTTCTCAACTTGAAGACCTCCGACGCGGCCTCCACGGTGGTGCTCCGCCTGCACCACTCCATCGGCGACGCCATGTCCATCATGTCACTCTTCATGGCTTCGTCACGTAGCATGGCTGACCCAACCAGGCTGCCGGCCATGCCACCGCCGCCCAGAAGGACCGGCGCCATCTATCAACAGCGGACCCGACCTCCATTGTCTTTGTCAAGCGATTACCTGGCGTGGGTTTGGTCATATTTTGTGTTGGGATGGCACACATTGGTGGATGTCGCATTGCTTGCTGCGACGATACTGTTCTTGAGAGATCCCCGTACGATGTTCACGCATATGCCAGATGGCAGCGGGTCTCCCCGTCGCAAGCGCTTCGTGCACCGAAGCCTTAGCCTTGACGATGTCAAGCTCATCAAGACTGTCATGAACTGC ACTATCAACGATGTGTTAGTTGGTGTGACTTCAGCAGCTCTTTCACAATATTACTTTAGGAAGTCTG GAGATACTAACACCAAGAGAATCTGCTTGCGATCAATCCTCCCTGTCAACATAAGGCCAATCTCTAGTCGACAA ACATATGTTACTAAGGTAGATAGAGGGAATCGAGTTAGCGGCCTCATCTATCCATTTCATATAGCCTTGCACAATGATCCCCTTGAGTATGTTCGCAAGGCAAAAAGGTCTATGCATAGGAAAAAGACCTCTTTAGAAGTGAAGTTTGCACAAGTGGTTGTTGATTTTTTGGTGAAATACTTTGGCACAAAG ACAGGAGCTTTTATCTTCCGCCTCTTTGCCACACGTACAAGCATACTCTTATCAAATGTTGTTGGGCCATCTGAACATATAAGGCTATGTGGGCACCCAATTTCCTTCATGGCAATCACTGCCTACGAGCAACCACAGGCAAAG GCACTGATCATGCACTTCCTAAACTACGGTAGCACTATCAGAGTAACTCTGGCAGTTGATGACGCGCAATTCCAAGATTGTCATAAGCTTTTAGATGATTTTGTTGAATCCATCAGGCTCATTAAGGATGCGGCCGGTCTCAAGACATTAACAACATCAATCGAGCATGACCGAGTAATGAATAGTTGGATGGGTGTGCCATGTCAATAG